In a genomic window of Punica granatum isolate Tunisia-2019 chromosome 6, ASM765513v2, whole genome shotgun sequence:
- the LOC116210406 gene encoding putative disease resistance RPP13-like protein 3, whose product MRFWLQYAHWTMQPISSCWAEQKNATGIIWWLAGATIAWPAGWDGSRRTIEQIFPAATMGAQWNSPPLPLPDRQPPDDLTNIRRHCSYNCDNGNNLMPTQDEARQGMFNRLVYSKESRVLILYGRRGAGKTTLMRYLYDRGDIIKDYPCRAWVSIHENLRYKDILLEMIGQVGKSGTVIDHMKEEDKLVVDLFKLLSRFNRYLIVLDNCTPKIWPKLMECLPNKGDGSRVVITTSEPILGFMQNQGNIKQREPTFMSVITIDELKAREKWKFLLDLVREKSLNQYDQELEACIQESSPRASVFLAGALNTQWQDNVQHSVESIKARVEGASDRNLSLEVTLKWSYHSLHPLVKASFLFLSIFPEGSEVPLRRVHYLWLSEGFLDNDETNRELAPHPMSPRQLARVLFGILVNRKLVEVTKWKLDGSPKMCRIPISVHDFASETLKSTSLFNVYNHSVNGAPLEEGSCVRRMVSHQESEIPRMSMHHHLRAYVSFHKKAGGKLNEEINLHLKTLTAKWSLLLLKLLDLESVYKPKLPDSIGKMLYLRFLGLRSTLLDSIPTSISKLQCLETLDLKHTNVTNLPSSLVKSKQLRHLHAKEVPLDAFIPGLCQYHCLPCACVNWQQSSSNLETLTGLYIGSSNVDVTSSHLLSNLQELEVTCNIQKTTVIEQLISEMVFLRSLKLNSTDTAHQYSFNLSGHRNLEKIYLRCKLEREGNQQERPPTREGDRPPHPLEGRFPLGLRELTLSMSALEEDPMPILGELDCLVVLKLFAKSYMGTEMKCKGFPRLRVLKVWKLPQLDLLTIEPRSMPCLEEMEIRRCHKMQKLVGSENLQSTINVLVLCDMPKKFREEVEKQEIIQKTTIKQTSEECDNEEEPAPAHPAGQA is encoded by the exons ATGAGATTTTGGCTACAATACGCTCATTGGACGATGCAACCGATAAGTTCCTGCTGGGCAGAGCAAAAGAATGCAACGGGCATTATCTGGTGGCTTGCTGGAGCAACAATTGCTTGGCCCGCCGGTTGGGATGGTTCAAGAAGGACAATTGAGCAGATATTTCCAGCTGCCACCATGGGTGCCCAGTGGAATAGTCCCCCTCTGCCCTTGCCTGACAGGCAACCCCCAGATGACTTGACAAACATCCGTCGACATTGCAGCTATAACTGTGATAATGGCAACAATCTGATGCCCACCCAAGATGAGGCTCGCCAAGGTATGTTCAATCGGTTGGTCTACTCAAAGGAAAGCCGTGTCCTTATCCTATATGGCAGGAGAGGCGCAGGCAAGACAACACTGATGAGGTATCTCTATGACCGAGGAGACATTATCAAAGATTACCCGTGCCGTGCTTGGGTTTCTATACACGAAAACCTCAGGTACAAGGACATTTTACTCGAAATGATAGGGCAGGTTGGCAAAAGCGGGACAGTAATAGACCATATGAAAGAGGAAGATAAGCTTGTTGTAGaccttttcaaattgttaAGCAGGTTTAACCGTTACCTGATAGTCTTGGATAATTGCACTCCCAAGATTTGGCCCAAGCTGATGGAATGCTTGCCGAACAAGGGCGACGGAAGCAGAGTCGTCATCACCACCTCCGAGCCAATACTCGGGTTTATGCAGAACCAGGGCAACATAAAACAGCGGGAGCCCACTTTCATGTCAGTCATAACGATAGATGAATTGAAGGCTCGTGAAAAGTGGAAATTTCTACTCGATCTGGTCAGGGAGAAGTCGTTAAATCAATATGACCAAGAACTGGAGGCCTGCATACAAGAGAGCTCACCACGGGCATCAGTTTTTCTGGCCGGAGCACTGAATACTCAATGGCAGGACAATGTTCAGCACTCTGTCGAATCAATTAAAGCTCGTGTGGAAGGAGCTTCCGACCGAAACCTGTCCCTAGAGGTGACCCTGAAATGGAGCTACCATAGCCTGCATCCTCTGGTCAAGgcctctttccttttcttgagCATCTTCCCCGAGGGAAGTGAGGTCCCATTGCGCAGAGTGCATTACCTGTGGCTTTCGGAAGGTTTCCTAGACAACGATGAAACGAACAGAGAATTGGCTCCACACCCGATGTCACCCAGACAGTTGGCCAGGGTGCTGTTTGGAATCTTAGTCAACAGAAAGTTGGTTGAGGTAACAAAGTGGAAGTTAGACGGGAGCCCAAAAATGTGCCGAATTCCAATCTCCGTGCACGATTTTGCCTCTGAAACATTGAAGAGCACGAGCCTTTTCAATGTCTATAACCATTCAGTGAACGGGGCGCCTTTGGAAGAGGGCTCCTGTGTCAGGAGGATGGTCAGCCACCAGGAGAGTGAAATCCCGAGGATGTCCATGCATCATCATCTCCGTGCATATGTGTCCTTCCACAAGAAAGCCGGAGGGAAACTAAATGAAGAGATCAATCTCCACTTGAAGACACTGACGGCGAAATGGAGCTTGCTGTTGTTGAAGCTGCTCGATCTGGAGAGCGTCTACAAGCCAAAGTTGCCCGACTCCATTGGGAAAATGCTTTATTTAAGGTTCCTGGGGTTAAGATCAACTCTACTCGATTCTATCCCAACTTCTATCAGTAAGCTGCAGTGCTTGGAGACCTTGGACCTGAAACACACAAACGTAACCAATCTACCCAGTTCCCTCGTCAAGTCCAAGCAGCTCCGACATCTTCACGCGAAAGAGGTACCGCTAGATGCCTTCATACCAGGGCTTTGTCAATACCATTGCCTTCCATGCGCTTGTGTTAACTGGCAGCAGTCTTCTTCAAACCTCGAGACCTTGACGGGCCTGTACATAGGCAGCAGCAATGTAGATGTAACCAGCAGCCATCTGTTGAGTAACCTACAGGAACTGGAGGTTACTTGCAATATACAGAAAACCACAGTCATTGAGCAACTCATCTCGGAAATGGTTTTCCTCCGGTCCTTGAAGTTGAACTCTACTGACACTGCCCATCAATACTCTTTCAACTTATCGGGCCACAGGAATCTAGAGAAGATATACTTGCGCTGCAAGTTAGAACGTGAAGGCAATCAGCAGGAACGGCCCCCTACTCGTGAGGGTGATCGTCCACCTCACCCACTTGAAGGTCGATTTCCTTTGGGGCTCAGGGAACTTACCTTGTCGATGTCTGCACTGGAAGAGGATCCCATGCCAATTCTCGGTGAGCTGGATTGCCTCGTTGTCCTCAAACTCTTTGCTAAATCCTACATGGGAACGGAAATGAAATGCAAGGGATTCCCTAGACTCCGCGTTTTGAAAGTGTGGAAGCTCCCTCAACTTGATCTGTTGACGATAGAGCCAAGGAGCATGCCCTGCCTCGAAGAAATGGAGATCAGAAGATGTCACAAAATGCAAAAGTTAGTCGGATCGGAGAATCTCCAAAGCACCATCAATGTGCTTGTATTATGCGACATGCCCAAAAAGTTCCGGGAGGAAGTCGAGAAACAGGAAATAATTCAGAAAACAACCATAAAACAAACCTCCGAAGAGTGTGATAAC GAGGAAGAACCTGCACCAGCTCATCCTGCAGGTCAAGCGTAG